The Flavobacterium faecale genome has a segment encoding these proteins:
- a CDS encoding DUF294 nucleotidyltransferase-like domain-containing protein gives MKNTIAERIYDFLKDYPPFNLISKATLMEVARNVEIQYFEKDAIIFHQDDVPHEHFYIINQGSVRLYRFVANEKQNLDICDEGDLFGLRPLIMNESYLMGAAANEEVILYGIPLRLFHDIITDYPKVSQFLIASFATNTRDPYSAEHKGKLFANVASIRKSYNSFAEAQSAKYSKNPVTCSSEITIQVACLFMAEAKVNSIIVAENNIPMGIITDKDILTKVGTGAFSILEKVSTIMTSPVITFPEKITVAEAQIAILKHKVSHICITKDGSPQTEIVGVLADHDLNIVQGNNPTFLMREIKYAKDVETLRHIRVQASELTSAYLEQEIPIYFITKVISEINTAITKRIIKLSIAELGEQPPVAYTWLAMGSQGRREQLLITDQDNALVFENVPEDQYPKVKEYFLNLSTKVTEKLNTVGFEYCPANIMASNPKWCISLKEWKKQFKDWINHPTLDKILLSIIFFDFEYIDGDQELYHQMSDSVFRYIADKEIFLRFLTKATLNNAAPLGFFKQFLVEQDGEHKDQFDIKSRAIRPLVDAARIFSLHHNLKINSTIARYEKLMEIEPQNSDFFESCANAFKILLQFRTLQGLANNDSGKFVDINSLSKADRLKLKSCFKPIKNIQESLNNRFNSGLIS, from the coding sequence ATGAAGAATACTATTGCGGAACGTATTTATGATTTTCTAAAAGATTATCCCCCTTTTAATTTGATTTCGAAAGCTACTTTAATGGAGGTGGCTAGGAATGTAGAAATTCAGTATTTTGAGAAAGATGCTATCATTTTTCATCAAGATGATGTTCCACATGAGCATTTTTATATCATCAATCAAGGATCGGTACGGCTGTATCGCTTTGTAGCCAATGAAAAGCAAAATCTAGATATTTGTGATGAAGGTGACTTGTTTGGATTACGTCCGTTAATCATGAATGAAAGCTATTTGATGGGTGCAGCGGCCAACGAAGAGGTTATTTTGTATGGTATTCCGTTGCGATTGTTTCACGATATTATTACAGATTATCCCAAGGTAAGTCAGTTTCTTATTGCAAGTTTTGCTACCAATACCCGCGATCCTTATTCGGCGGAGCACAAAGGTAAATTGTTTGCCAATGTGGCTTCTATTCGAAAATCATACAACAGTTTTGCAGAGGCACAATCGGCAAAATATAGCAAGAATCCAGTAACCTGTTCATCAGAAATCACAATTCAAGTAGCTTGTTTGTTTATGGCAGAGGCCAAAGTAAACTCGATTATTGTTGCTGAAAACAATATTCCGATGGGAATTATAACAGACAAAGATATTTTAACCAAGGTGGGAACGGGAGCATTTTCGATTCTAGAAAAAGTAAGTACAATTATGACCTCGCCCGTGATTACTTTTCCTGAAAAAATAACCGTAGCCGAAGCACAAATTGCAATTTTGAAACACAAAGTATCTCATATTTGTATCACCAAAGACGGTAGTCCGCAAACTGAAATTGTAGGTGTATTGGCAGATCATGATTTAAATATTGTACAAGGAAACAATCCGACCTTCTTGATGCGCGAAATAAAATATGCCAAAGATGTTGAGACTTTGCGCCACATACGCGTGCAAGCATCTGAGCTCACGAGCGCTTATTTGGAACAAGAAATTCCGATTTATTTTATCACCAAAGTAATCTCAGAAATCAATACCGCAATTACCAAAAGAATTATTAAGTTGAGTATTGCCGAATTGGGTGAGCAGCCACCCGTTGCCTACACGTGGCTAGCAATGGGTAGTCAGGGGAGGAGGGAGCAATTGCTAATTACGGATCAAGATAACGCATTGGTTTTTGAGAATGTTCCCGAAGATCAATACCCAAAAGTAAAGGAGTATTTCTTGAATCTATCAACCAAAGTAACCGAAAAACTGAATACGGTTGGCTTTGAGTATTGTCCTGCCAATATTATGGCGAGCAACCCTAAGTGGTGTATTTCTTTGAAAGAATGGAAAAAACAGTTCAAGGATTGGATTAATCACCCCACCTTAGACAAGATTTTGTTGAGTATAATTTTCTTTGATTTCGAATACATTGATGGCGATCAGGAGTTGTACCACCAAATGTCTGACAGTGTTTTTAGATACATTGCAGACAAAGAAATCTTTTTGAGATTTTTGACGAAAGCAACTTTGAATAACGCTGCACCTCTTGGCTTTTTTAAACAATTTTTGGTGGAGCAAGATGGTGAACACAAGGATCAATTTGATATTAAGAGTAGGGCCATTCGACCTTTGGTTGATGCCGCTCGTATTTTCTCCTTACATCATAACCTGAAAATTAATAGCACCATTGCACGCTATGAAAAGTTGATGGAAATTGAACCTCAAAACAGTGATTTTTTCGAATCTTGTGCCAATGCCTTTAAGATTTTGCTACAGTTTAGAACCCTGCAAGGTTTGGCGAATAACGATAGCGGAAAATTTGTAGATATAAATAGCCTGAGTAAAGCCGATCGTTTGAAACTGAAAAGTTGTTTTAAACCTATAAAAAATATTCAGGAATCGTTGAACAACCGTTTTAATTCGGGACTAATTTCGTAA
- a CDS encoding 3'-5' exonuclease has translation MFSIFKRKKYPEFWKKHIEKVKNAPKQMNFEDIRFVVLDTETTGFDYDKDRILCIGAVAVKNSKIQVADSFEVYVKQDVFNKDTVKIHGIRRDGTEVKVSEEEALLQFLDYLDDSIIVAHHTKFDMTMIMKALRRIGGGTVRSKQLDTNFIHKKIAAVDSYQKMYSLDELCEIYNVKKHDRHTALGDALITAYLFLKLTYKYKKNNVLDLDDLIKTNYKL, from the coding sequence ATGTTTTCAATTTTTAAACGAAAGAAATATCCAGAATTCTGGAAGAAGCACATCGAAAAAGTGAAAAATGCTCCAAAACAAATGAATTTTGAAGACATTCGGTTTGTGGTATTAGACACGGAAACTACGGGATTTGATTATGACAAAGATCGCATTCTTTGCATTGGTGCAGTTGCTGTTAAAAACAGTAAAATTCAAGTTGCAGATTCCTTTGAGGTGTATGTAAAACAAGATGTTTTTAATAAAGATACGGTCAAAATTCACGGTATTCGAAGAGATGGAACAGAGGTAAAAGTTAGTGAAGAAGAGGCGCTCTTACAGTTTTTGGACTATCTCGATGATTCGATAATTGTGGCACATCACACCAAATTTGATATGACCATGATCATGAAGGCATTGCGTAGGATAGGAGGAGGTACGGTCCGATCCAAACAACTCGATACCAATTTTATACATAAAAAAATTGCAGCCGTAGACAGTTACCAAAAAATGTATTCATTGGATGAGTTATGCGAAATCTATAATGTTAAAAAACACGATCGTCACACCGCTTTGGGTGATGCCTTGATTACCGCTTATTTATTTTTGAAACTGACCTACAAGTACAAGAAAAACAATGTTTTGGATCTAGACGATTTAATTAAAACAAATTACAAGTTATAA
- a CDS encoding cation-translocating P-type ATPase: MAKEINIPQHITGLTDTEVLQSRKEFGTNEQVHKSQYKWYNAIFDILKEPMLLLLIAVTIIYFVLGENSEGYFMLAAIIAVSSISFFQDSRSRKAIEALEKLTEPLSTVYRNGLAVEIPTKEIVVHDLVIAEEGATINADGEIVHSNDFSVNESNLTGEAYSVFKSEKNENKAVFSGTLVASGLAVFRVTAIGNHTKMGQLGTSILDAKEEPTPLQLQIENFVKGMAVIGIVVFLLVWGVYFYKTRDILNSLLKGLTLAMSILPEEIPVAFTTFMALGSWRLMKEGIIIKKIRTVETLGSATVICTDKTGTITENKMVLQSVYAFGTNQLFDENNWNQPEAQKVIDIAMWASEPVPFDPMEITLHSVYEQTTKIDQRRAYAFVHEYPLEGKPPMMTHVFADAQGKRIIAAKGGAETILKVSALTEPERATIQNTITKLASQGYRVLGVAKSNFQLDTFPDDQQDLPFEFLGLVVFYDPPKANIQQVFEQFYEAGIQVKVITGDNSPTTQSIAKSAGITNTDQFMEGEAIMKLDEKQLIHSIHHNVLFTRMFPEAKLAVINALKKDEQLVAMIGDGVNDGPALKAAHIGIAMGKKGTEIAKSAADIILVDDDLSKMVVAVAAGRRIYTNIKKAVQYIVSIHIPIILTVSLPLFLGWIYPDIFTPVHVIFLEIIMGPMCSIVYENEPAEKNSMSQPPRQLGSTFLSLKEMGLSIIQGLAITAGVLFIYQFSIRTGGSENSTRTMVFTTLVLSNIMLSLVNRSFYYSVFTSLKNKNNMMVFMNSLTLLLLAIIIYVPLVADFFKVVPLNFNAVLVCIATSGLAVLWLEIYKWFKRSSTKNK, from the coding sequence ATGGCTAAAGAAATAAATATTCCACAACATATAACTGGACTCACTGATACCGAAGTGTTGCAGTCACGCAAAGAGTTCGGTACAAACGAGCAGGTGCATAAATCACAATATAAATGGTATAATGCCATCTTTGATATTTTGAAAGAACCTATGCTGCTGCTACTTATTGCGGTGACCATAATCTATTTTGTTCTAGGCGAAAATAGTGAAGGATACTTCATGCTAGCTGCTATTATTGCCGTTTCAAGTATTTCTTTTTTTCAAGATAGCCGTAGCCGAAAAGCAATTGAAGCTCTAGAAAAACTCACCGAACCCTTAAGTACTGTTTACCGAAATGGACTTGCCGTTGAAATTCCGACCAAAGAAATCGTAGTGCATGATCTCGTTATTGCTGAAGAAGGTGCTACAATAAATGCAGATGGTGAAATTGTACACAGTAATGATTTCTCTGTCAATGAATCAAATCTTACGGGGGAAGCGTACAGTGTTTTTAAATCTGAAAAAAACGAAAACAAAGCGGTCTTTAGTGGCACTTTGGTCGCTAGTGGTTTAGCTGTTTTTCGTGTGACCGCTATTGGAAACCATACCAAAATGGGGCAATTGGGAACCTCTATATTGGATGCTAAAGAAGAACCAACGCCGCTGCAACTTCAGATTGAGAATTTTGTAAAAGGAATGGCTGTTATCGGTATTGTGGTATTTCTACTGGTGTGGGGCGTTTACTTTTATAAAACACGTGATATTTTAAACAGTTTACTAAAAGGTCTTACGCTCGCCATGTCAATATTACCTGAAGAAATTCCGGTTGCTTTTACCACTTTTATGGCATTAGGATCTTGGCGATTGATGAAGGAAGGTATTATCATAAAAAAAATAAGAACGGTTGAAACCCTAGGTAGTGCCACTGTAATCTGTACCGACAAAACCGGAACCATAACCGAAAACAAAATGGTTTTGCAATCGGTTTATGCATTTGGCACCAATCAACTTTTCGATGAAAACAATTGGAATCAACCCGAAGCTCAAAAAGTAATTGATATCGCTATGTGGGCGAGTGAACCAGTTCCTTTTGACCCTATGGAAATCACTTTACATTCGGTTTACGAACAAACTACAAAAATAGATCAACGCCGTGCCTACGCCTTCGTACATGAGTACCCGCTCGAGGGCAAGCCGCCTATGATGACGCATGTCTTTGCTGATGCACAAGGCAAGCGCATCATTGCTGCCAAAGGGGGAGCCGAAACGATTTTAAAAGTCTCTGCTCTTACCGAACCTGAACGTGCTACTATTCAAAATACTATTACAAAACTTGCCTCACAAGGCTATCGTGTGTTGGGTGTCGCAAAATCTAATTTTCAGTTGGATACCTTTCCTGATGACCAACAAGACTTACCCTTTGAATTCTTAGGATTAGTAGTTTTTTATGACCCGCCAAAGGCTAATATTCAGCAGGTTTTTGAACAATTTTATGAGGCTGGGATACAAGTAAAAGTAATTACCGGAGACAACAGTCCTACAACGCAAAGTATTGCCAAAAGCGCCGGAATCACAAATACGGATCAATTTATGGAAGGTGAAGCTATTATGAAACTGGATGAAAAGCAGCTCATTCATTCGATTCATCACAACGTTTTGTTTACTCGTATGTTTCCTGAAGCGAAGTTGGCCGTTATCAATGCTCTAAAAAAAGACGAACAGTTGGTAGCCATGATTGGTGACGGAGTAAATGATGGCCCTGCTTTGAAGGCCGCACATATCGGAATTGCAATGGGTAAAAAAGGAACCGAAATTGCAAAAAGTGCTGCAGATATTATACTAGTAGACGATGATTTATCAAAAATGGTCGTGGCAGTAGCAGCAGGACGACGCATTTATACCAACATTAAAAAAGCAGTACAGTACATTGTTTCGATTCATATTCCTATTATCCTTACTGTATCGCTGCCCTTATTTCTCGGTTGGATTTACCCAGATATTTTCACTCCCGTACATGTGATTTTTCTCGAAATAATTATGGGTCCCATGTGCTCTATCGTATACGAGAATGAACCTGCCGAAAAAAACAGCATGTCGCAACCACCTAGGCAATTAGGTAGTACTTTTTTATCGCTAAAAGAAATGGGATTGAGCATCATTCAAGGACTTGCCATCACTGCCGGAGTGCTATTTATTTATCAATTTAGCATTCGTACCGGAGGATCTGAGAACAGTACACGAACGATGGTTTTCACCACATTAGTACTCTCAAACATCATGTTATCCTTGGTTAATCGCTCCTTTTATTATTCTGTTTTCACTTCGCTAAAAAACAAAAATAATATGATGGTCTTCATGAACAGCCTCACCTTGTTGTTGCTAGCCATTATCATTTATGTTCCACTAGTAGCCGATTTTTTCAAGGTAGTTCCTTTAAATTTTAATGCTGTTTTGGTGTGTATTGCCACCAGTGGACTGGCTGTTTTATGGCTCGAAATTTACAAATGGTTCAAGCGAAGTAGTACAAAAAACAAGTAG
- a CDS encoding mechanosensitive ion channel family protein has translation MKTDNLVNITQKYTDLYAEKAIAWAMTSGIKVIIISIAACIIYKILVGFIAKAVRIAVRPEKHQSKESEIKRENTLISIFTTTAKIAIITISSLMILSEFGIEIAPIIAAAGIVGLAFGFGGQYLIRDVITGLFIILENQYRIGDVVRFDTLSGAVEDISLRKTTLRDMDGTVHHIPHGEIKTVSNLSKDFSKVNLDMGVGYSTDLEHLIKVINEVGDELAQVSPFKESILKAPQFLRVNEFADSAIVVKIVGETLASKQWEVTGELRKRLKIAFDKEGIEIPFPQLVVHQAPKPTTDII, from the coding sequence ATGAAAACAGATAACCTTGTAAACATCACTCAAAAATATACAGATCTCTATGCCGAAAAAGCAATAGCCTGGGCCATGACTAGCGGAATTAAAGTTATAATTATTTCCATTGCAGCATGTATAATTTATAAGATACTTGTTGGTTTTATTGCCAAAGCGGTTCGAATTGCCGTTCGACCTGAAAAACATCAAAGCAAAGAGTCGGAAATAAAAAGAGAGAATACATTGATCTCAATTTTTACTACTACTGCAAAAATTGCAATAATAACGATAAGTTCATTAATGATTTTGAGTGAATTCGGAATCGAAATTGCGCCAATCATTGCTGCAGCAGGAATTGTAGGTTTGGCTTTTGGTTTTGGAGGACAGTACTTAATACGAGATGTGATTACAGGTTTGTTTATCATTTTAGAAAATCAATACCGAATTGGTGACGTTGTTCGATTTGATACCTTAAGCGGCGCTGTTGAAGATATAAGCTTACGTAAAACTACACTGAGAGATATGGACGGAACTGTACACCATATTCCACATGGAGAAATTAAAACGGTTTCAAATTTATCCAAAGATTTTTCAAAAGTCAATCTCGATATGGGTGTTGGTTACAGTACAGATCTAGAACACCTTATAAAAGTTATTAATGAAGTTGGAGACGAACTTGCTCAAGTTTCTCCTTTTAAAGAATCTATTTTAAAAGCACCACAGTTTTTGCGTGTTAACGAATTTGCAGACTCTGCCATCGTGGTTAAAATTGTTGGTGAAACTCTTGCCAGCAAACAGTGGGAAGTTACTGGTGAGCTTAGAAAAAGATTGAAAATTGCTTTTGACAAAGAAGGGATCGAGATTCCGTTTCCTCAATTGGTGGTTCATCAGGCGCCTAAACCTACTACAGATATAATTTAA
- a CDS encoding PUR family DNA/RNA-binding protein, with translation MRENDILEKEEIFSKVLRAGRRTYFFDVRATKADDYYITITESKKFTEEDGSFHFKKHKIYLYKEDFTAFSEILEEMTSYVLNHKGEEVISERHQKDFKKEYITDKVAVADVVLPQTSSFTDIEFDDI, from the coding sequence ATGAGAGAAAATGATATATTAGAGAAAGAAGAGATTTTTTCGAAAGTTTTACGTGCAGGAAGAAGGACTTATTTCTTTGATGTGAGAGCTACCAAAGCAGATGATTACTACATAACCATTACCGAAAGCAAAAAATTTACTGAAGAAGACGGCTCGTTTCACTTCAAAAAACATAAAATTTACTTGTACAAAGAGGACTTCACCGCTTTCTCTGAAATTTTGGAAGAAATGACATCTTACGTTTTGAACCACAAAGGCGAAGAAGTAATCTCTGAGAGACACCAAAAAGATTTTAAAAAAGAATATATAACTGATAAAGTGGCCGTTGCTGATGTGGTGCTTCCACAAACATCTAGCTTTACTGATATTGAATTTGACGATATTTAG
- a CDS encoding ABC transporter ATP-binding protein — translation MKELGYLNKYFVKYKYRFLMGILFTIIAQIFSLFTPKLIKKSFDAIEKFSSDKSVSNSIIQGELVNNILLIIGTTIIAGFLTFLMRQTLIVMSRHVEFDLKNEVFKQYENLSQNFYKKNRTGDLMNRISEDVSKVRMYVGPAVMYTINTLIRFTIVITYMYNVSPRLTLYTLLPLPLLSYAIFKLSSEINKRSTTFQQYLSKVSSFSQEIFSGVRVIKAYSLEDQHQANMVDLAQESKSKSLDLARVQSLFGPFMMALIGISNLVVIYFGGLMYIDGTIQSIGTIAEFILYVNMLTWPVASLGWVSSMVQEAEASQKRLNEFLKIVPEITNKNTEHSTVEGAIVFDKVTYTYEDTNITALEDISFSIKKGETLAILGKTGSGKSTILSLISRLYDVTEGIITVDNREISSLNLYDLRNNIGIVPQDAFLFSDSIKNNIKFGKEDATDEEVIAAAKNAVVHNNIKGFKNQYDTVLGERGITLSGGQKQRVSIARAIIKNPPILLFDDCLSAVDTETEEAILNNLFEVCKDKTTIIVSHRVSSAKNADKIIILDGGKIIQQGSHNQLINEDGYYASLYLKQLSEKELL, via the coding sequence ATGAAAGAATTAGGTTATCTAAATAAATATTTTGTTAAATACAAATACCGCTTTTTGATGGGTATTTTGTTTACGATTATAGCGCAAATATTTTCGTTGTTTACGCCCAAATTAATCAAAAAATCGTTTGACGCTATTGAAAAATTCTCCAGTGACAAATCGGTTTCAAACAGCATTATTCAGGGCGAATTGGTCAATAACATTTTGCTGATTATTGGAACCACGATTATTGCTGGTTTTTTGACCTTTTTGATGCGTCAGACTTTGATTGTGATGTCTCGACATGTTGAATTTGATTTGAAGAATGAAGTTTTTAAACAATACGAAAACCTCTCTCAGAATTTTTATAAAAAGAATAGAACTGGCGATTTGATGAATCGCATAAGCGAGGATGTGTCCAAGGTGCGTATGTATGTGGGCCCGGCTGTGATGTACACAATCAACACGCTGATTAGGTTTACGATTGTGATCACGTATATGTATAATGTGTCGCCACGATTGACGCTGTATACGCTGTTGCCCCTACCCTTGTTGTCATACGCCATTTTTAAATTGAGTTCGGAGATCAATAAACGAAGCACTACTTTTCAGCAATATTTATCGAAAGTATCTAGTTTTTCGCAAGAGATTTTTTCAGGTGTGCGGGTTATAAAAGCGTATTCTCTAGAAGACCAACACCAGGCAAATATGGTTGACTTGGCACAGGAGAGTAAAAGTAAAAGTTTGGATTTGGCTCGTGTACAATCACTATTTGGTCCGTTTATGATGGCTTTGATTGGGATAAGTAACTTGGTTGTGATTTATTTTGGAGGGTTGATGTACATTGATGGTACGATTCAGAGTATTGGAACCATTGCTGAGTTTATCCTTTATGTCAATATGTTGACTTGGCCTGTAGCGTCATTGGGTTGGGTATCGTCAATGGTGCAAGAAGCGGAGGCGTCACAAAAGCGATTGAACGAATTTTTGAAAATTGTACCAGAAATCACTAACAAGAACACTGAACACTCTACTGTTGAAGGTGCTATTGTTTTTGATAAGGTTACCTACACCTACGAGGATACAAATATCACAGCGCTTGAAGACATAAGTTTCTCGATCAAAAAAGGGGAAACACTAGCGATTCTTGGAAAAACTGGCTCTGGAAAATCTACTATTTTATCATTGATTTCGCGTTTGTATGATGTGACAGAAGGTATCATTACGGTAGACAACAGAGAAATAAGTAGTTTGAACTTGTATGATTTGCGAAATAATATTGGAATTGTACCTCAGGATGCTTTTTTGTTCTCGGACTCGATAAAAAACAATATTAAATTTGGGAAAGAAGATGCTACTGATGAAGAAGTAATCGCAGCGGCAAAAAATGCTGTGGTTCATAATAATATTAAGGGTTTTAAAAACCAATATGATACGGTCCTTGGAGAGCGCGGAATCACGCTATCGGGTGGACAAAAACAACGTGTTTCTATTGCTAGAGCCATTATTAAAAACCCTCCTATTTTGCTGTTTGATGACTGTTTATCAGCGGTTGACACTGAAACAGAAGAGGCAATCTTAAACAACTTATTTGAGGTTTGTAAAGACAAGACGACGATCATCGTGAGCCACCGTGTTTCGAGTGCCAAGAATGCCGATAAAATCATCATTTTGGACGGTGGAAAAATCATTCAACAAGGTTCTCATAACCAGCTTATAAATGAAGATGGGTACTATGCATCGCTGTATTTGAAGCAACTTTCGGAAAAAGAATTGCTGTAA
- a CDS encoding sulfurtransferase, protein MKNDIVPIIEAAALLDLQKNENLVLVAVTTGPNAQELYQKKHLDNAFFLDLTTQLSNIKEDFAQGGRHPLPEIAVFAQLLGSIGVSPDSHVVVYDDKNGANAAARLWWMLKAIGHIKVQVLNGGIQAAEKIGYPINDKVVTAKEVSPYPFSTWQLAMATIEEVADQSENEDYLVIDVREAYRYNGESEPIDLVAGHIPGAVNVPLTTNLSDDGLFLSPSALKEKYQNLMGNRNSENTIVHCGSGVTACHTLLAMDYAGLEIPKLYVGSWSEWSRNDKVIATEL, encoded by the coding sequence ATGAAAAACGATATAGTACCCATCATAGAAGCTGCTGCTTTGCTAGACCTTCAAAAAAACGAAAACCTAGTATTGGTAGCCGTTACCACAGGTCCCAACGCACAAGAGTTGTACCAAAAAAAGCACTTAGACAATGCTTTTTTCTTAGACTTAACTACCCAATTATCCAATATTAAAGAAGATTTCGCCCAAGGCGGTCGTCATCCTTTGCCCGAAATTGCTGTTTTTGCCCAATTGTTAGGGAGTATAGGCGTAAGCCCAGACTCACATGTAGTTGTGTACGATGACAAAAACGGAGCCAATGCTGCAGCACGATTGTGGTGGATGCTCAAAGCCATCGGGCACATAAAGGTACAAGTGCTGAACGGAGGCATTCAAGCAGCTGAAAAAATTGGGTATCCTATTAATGATAAAGTAGTCACTGCAAAAGAGGTTTCGCCATATCCTTTCTCCACTTGGCAATTGGCCATGGCTACTATCGAAGAAGTCGCGGACCAATCTGAAAATGAAGATTATTTAGTGATTGATGTCCGCGAAGCCTATCGTTACAATGGCGAGAGTGAGCCTATTGATTTGGTAGCGGGACATATTCCTGGAGCAGTCAATGTGCCGTTGACAACCAACTTAAGCGACGATGGTTTGTTTTTGTCTCCATCGGCTCTCAAAGAAAAATACCAAAACCTGATGGGAAATCGAAACTCAGAAAATACAATCGTTCATTGTGGCTCTGGTGTAACTGCTTGTCACACGCTACTAGCAATGGATTACGCAGGTCTCGAAATTCCGAAATTGTATGTAGGATCATGGAGCGAATGGTCTCGAAATGATAAGGTCATTGCAACAGAATTGTAA
- a CDS encoding Crp/Fnr family transcriptional regulator: MTNYPELATYIKKNINVDEDDLKTILSYFKPVDKNKNEILLAHGKVSQVSYFVLEGCLRIFYINDVEKDVTRYIAFENHWATALVSFITNEPAQETIQVVENSKLLYITHEDFRHLMKIIPKWNDFYSIYLEKAYVNNSKRLMSFTTLDASERYNQLFKINPTIVKRLPNKIVASYINISQETLSRIKSKISN; the protein is encoded by the coding sequence ATGACAAACTATCCCGAACTTGCTACTTACATTAAAAAAAATATTAATGTGGATGAGGATGACCTAAAAACCATTCTATCTTATTTTAAACCCGTTGACAAAAATAAAAATGAAATTTTACTTGCTCATGGAAAGGTGAGTCAAGTTAGTTACTTTGTTTTAGAAGGTTGCTTGAGAATATTTTACATCAATGATGTTGAAAAAGACGTTACTCGTTACATCGCCTTCGAAAATCATTGGGCAACAGCACTTGTTAGTTTTATAACGAATGAGCCAGCGCAAGAAACGATTCAGGTTGTTGAAAATAGTAAACTTTTATATATCACACACGAAGATTTTAGACATCTCATGAAAATAATTCCAAAATGGAACGACTTTTATAGTATCTATTTAGAAAAAGCCTATGTGAATAATTCAAAAAGATTAATGTCTTTTACCACTTTGGATGCTTCAGAAAGATATAACCAATTGTTTAAAATAAATCCCACCATTGTTAAACGTCTACCCAACAAAATAGTAGCTTCTTACATCAATATATCACAAGAAACTTTGAGCAGGATCAAGTCTAAAATTTCTAATTAA
- the ribB gene encoding 3,4-dihydroxy-2-butanone-4-phosphate synthase → MELTQIETYPEIDINSQLNFEKALKHLQNGGGVILVDDKNRENEGDLIFSAHNMTVASMALMIRKCSGIVCLCLTNEKADILDLPYMVKENTSSFQTPFTITIEAREGVTTGVSAKDRLKTIQVACANNAKSDDLARPGHIFPLRGRDNGVFDREGHTEGSIDLMKLAGLKPEAVLCELMNDDGTMANRNTIIEFGKEHDLIVLSIKDIIQYRKFVRDYN, encoded by the coding sequence ATGGAACTCACACAAATAGAAACTTATCCTGAAATTGATATAAATAGTCAACTAAACTTTGAAAAAGCATTGAAGCATCTACAAAATGGCGGCGGAGTAATTTTGGTAGATGATAAAAATAGAGAAAATGAAGGTGACCTCATATTCTCTGCTCATAATATGACTGTTGCGAGTATGGCACTCATGATTAGAAAATGTAGTGGTATTGTATGTCTATGTTTAACCAATGAAAAAGCTGATATACTGGACTTACCTTATATGGTGAAAGAAAACACAAGTAGCTTTCAAACCCCCTTTACTATCACTATCGAAGCGAGAGAAGGTGTAACTACTGGTGTTTCTGCAAAAGATAGATTAAAAACCATCCAAGTTGCTTGTGCTAATAATGCCAAAAGCGATGACTTGGCAAGACCAGGACATATTTTTCCGCTGCGAGGTAGGGATAATGGCGTTTTTGACAGAGAAGGTCATACCGAGGGAAGCATTGATTTAATGAAATTGGCAGGCTTAAAACCCGAAGCAGTATTGTGCGAATTAATGAATGATGACGGAACAATGGCGAATAGGAATACAATAATCGAATTTGGAAAAGAACACGATTTGATCGTATTATCAATTAAAGATATAATTCAATATCGTAAATTTGTCAGAGACTACAATTAA